A genomic stretch from Gemmatimonas sp. includes:
- a CDS encoding cation-translocating P-type ATPase, protein MSRAPFALTRSTDSTAPDSPAAATPWHATSAEQTLATLESSAERGLSADVVQARTIEYGENVLQHARSRGLLRMLLAQFADTMVVVLLVAALIAGVVGEPEDMIAIIAIVSLNAALGFAQEYRADRAMAALGALAQPLTQVRRDGTEVSVPSTALVPGDIVLLAAGNIVPADMRLLDAVHLSIEEAALTGESVPSRKDPAACPSNASAVGDQTCMSFKGTTVVAGRGTGIVVATGMRTELGRIAAMLRDEPESPSPLQQRLSVLGRKLAIAVVALCTIIFAAGLLRGEPVLLMFMTALSLAVAAIPEALPAVVAISLALGARRMVKQQALIRRLPAVETLGSVTYICTDKTGTLTENRMHVDTVVLGDGTAWTLSQPPAHDLTPLSEVMTLCTDVTVGAEGALVGDPTETALVRAGADAGVNKSALDAHWPRVGEVPFSSERARMTTIHRHESRVIVCTKGAPERVIAGCTTMRSAEAIVPIDAARVLQQAESMAAAGMRVLAIATRTLTEQPDSPEHAEQELTLLALVGLIDPPRAEAKAAVETCQAAGIHVVMITGDHPATALAIATRLGIAGANDVVLTGQDIPGLSDEDLAQRVTEVRVFARVAPEDKLRIVKALQSRGEYVAMTGDGVNDAPALKRANIGIAMGRGGTDVAREAAHMVLLDDNFATIVKAVHEGRRIYDNIRRFVRFVLSTNAGEIWTLFLAPFLGLPLPLLPIHILWMNLVTDGLPGITLATEPAEPDSMQRPPRSPQESLLAGGLWQHALWVGLLMAALALSTQALTIREGNSHWQTMTFTVLTLSQLFHLIAIRSERLSIWTLGVRGNPALFYAVVGAFVLQLGTLYVPAMNRIFHTVPLSWRELAVCVAVSSVVLFAVEGEKWLRRRRSTTE, encoded by the coding sequence CGTGCTGCAACACGCGCGCAGTCGCGGTCTCCTGCGCATGCTCCTGGCACAGTTCGCCGACACCATGGTGGTGGTGTTGCTCGTGGCCGCGCTCATTGCGGGCGTCGTAGGCGAGCCGGAGGATATGATCGCCATCATCGCGATCGTGAGCCTGAACGCGGCCCTCGGATTCGCGCAGGAGTATCGCGCCGACCGCGCCATGGCCGCACTCGGCGCGCTTGCCCAGCCGCTCACGCAGGTGAGGCGCGACGGCACGGAAGTGTCGGTGCCATCGACCGCGCTGGTGCCGGGCGACATCGTACTGCTTGCAGCGGGCAACATCGTGCCGGCCGATATGCGTCTGCTCGACGCAGTGCATCTCAGCATCGAGGAGGCAGCGCTCACCGGCGAGTCGGTACCCAGCCGCAAGGATCCCGCCGCGTGTCCGTCAAACGCCAGTGCCGTGGGCGATCAGACGTGCATGAGCTTCAAGGGCACGACAGTCGTCGCCGGACGCGGAACCGGCATCGTGGTTGCCACCGGCATGCGCACCGAGCTCGGTCGCATTGCCGCCATGCTGCGCGACGAGCCCGAATCACCGTCACCCCTGCAGCAGCGCCTGTCCGTGCTCGGGCGCAAGCTCGCCATCGCCGTGGTGGCGCTCTGCACCATCATCTTCGCAGCCGGTCTCCTGCGCGGCGAGCCGGTGCTGCTGATGTTCATGACGGCGCTGAGCCTTGCCGTGGCGGCCATTCCCGAAGCGCTTCCCGCCGTGGTCGCCATCTCGCTCGCCCTCGGCGCGCGACGCATGGTAAAGCAGCAGGCCTTGATCCGCCGACTTCCCGCCGTGGAGACGCTCGGCTCGGTGACGTACATCTGCACCGACAAGACCGGCACGCTCACCGAGAACCGGATGCACGTGGACACCGTCGTGCTCGGCGACGGCACGGCGTGGACGTTGTCACAGCCGCCGGCGCACGACCTCACGCCGCTGTCCGAAGTCATGACGTTGTGCACCGACGTCACCGTCGGTGCAGAGGGCGCGCTGGTGGGCGATCCTACCGAGACGGCCCTCGTGCGCGCGGGCGCCGACGCCGGCGTGAACAAGAGCGCGCTCGACGCGCACTGGCCGCGCGTGGGCGAGGTGCCGTTCTCGTCGGAACGGGCGCGCATGACGACGATACATCGCCATGAGAGCCGCGTCATCGTATGCACCAAAGGCGCGCCCGAGCGCGTGATCGCCGGCTGCACGACCATGCGGAGCGCCGAGGCGATCGTGCCCATCGACGCGGCGCGCGTGCTGCAGCAGGCCGAATCGATGGCCGCGGCCGGCATGCGCGTGCTGGCGATCGCCACGCGTACGCTCACTGAGCAGCCGGACTCGCCCGAACACGCCGAGCAGGAGCTCACGCTACTGGCGCTGGTCGGACTTATCGACCCGCCGCGTGCCGAAGCGAAAGCGGCCGTGGAAACCTGTCAGGCGGCCGGCATTCACGTGGTCATGATTACCGGTGATCACCCCGCTACTGCCCTCGCGATCGCCACGCGATTGGGCATCGCTGGTGCCAACGATGTGGTACTCACCGGGCAAGACATCCCGGGGCTATCCGACGAAGACCTCGCGCAACGCGTGACCGAGGTGCGCGTGTTTGCGCGCGTGGCCCCTGAAGACAAACTGCGTATCGTGAAAGCGCTGCAGTCGCGCGGCGAGTACGTCGCGATGACTGGCGACGGGGTGAACGACGCACCGGCGCTCAAGCGCGCCAACATCGGCATCGCGATGGGACGTGGCGGCACCGATGTGGCTCGCGAGGCGGCGCACATGGTGCTGCTCGACGACAACTTCGCCACCATCGTGAAGGCGGTGCACGAAGGGCGTCGCATCTACGACAACATCCGGCGCTTCGTGCGCTTCGTGCTGTCCACGAACGCGGGCGAGATCTGGACGCTCTTTCTCGCGCCGTTCTTGGGACTGCCGCTGCCGTTACTGCCGATTCACATCCTGTGGATGAATCTCGTCACCGATGGCCTGCCCGGCATTACACTGGCCACCGAGCCGGCCGAGCCGGATAGTATGCAGCGGCCGCCGCGCTCACCGCAGGAAAGCTTGCTGGCAGGTGGCCTGTGGCAGCACGCGTTGTGGGTCGGCCTGCTGATGGCCGCGCTGGCCCTGAGTACCCAGGCGCTCACGATCCGCGAGGGGAACAGTCATTGGCAGACGATGACGTTCACCGTGCTCACGCTCTCGCAGCTGTTCCACCTGATTGCGATTCGCTCCGAGCGGCTCTCGATCTGGACTCTGGGCGTACGCGGCAACCCGGCCCTGTTCTACGCCGTCGTCGGGGCGTTCGTGTTGCAACTTGGCACGCTGTACGTGCCGGCGATGAATCGCATCTTCCACACGGTGCCGCTCTCGTGGCGGGAACTCGCGGTGTGCGTTGCGGTGTCGTCGGTGGTGCTGTTCGCGGTGGAGGGAGAGAAGTGGCTGCGACGTCGGCGGTCCACAACCGAGTGA